The following are encoded together in the Iodobacter fluviatilis genome:
- a CDS encoding glycosyltransferase family 2 protein, whose protein sequence is MISIITAIHNQLAVNQLFWENLQRYTHHPFELIIIDNGSNDGSAEFFDSVGATVIRNHANYAYPHSQNQGIAIAKYDWLAFLNNDIIVSPLWDIKLIESMTANGLEVATVCGIEQIENAQATKKLKHRWQKIKNFLGLFGFNRTTLSWMHKLMYRNWEGFCFDRQTRFKHQVKEGFVGNTVMIARSALAKIGEWDERIQAADFDLYLRTKKREQEVGDMRAMHVCLDVFIHHYIRLTMKAGYPPFADRDQLIGLEDKWSDAERAQLAKLNK, encoded by the coding sequence ATGATTAGCATTATTACTGCCATCCATAATCAATTAGCAGTGAATCAATTATTCTGGGAAAACCTGCAGCGCTATACCCATCACCCGTTTGAGCTGATTATTATTGATAATGGCTCGAATGATGGCAGTGCGGAGTTTTTTGATTCGGTGGGCGCAACGGTGATTCGTAATCACGCTAATTACGCCTATCCACACAGCCAGAATCAGGGGATTGCCATTGCAAAATATGACTGGCTCGCTTTTCTGAATAATGACATTATCGTATCCCCCTTGTGGGATATTAAACTGATTGAATCGATGACCGCGAATGGCTTAGAGGTAGCTACGGTTTGCGGAATTGAGCAAATTGAAAATGCCCAAGCCACTAAAAAACTGAAGCATCGCTGGCAAAAAATTAAAAATTTCCTTGGCTTATTTGGTTTTAATCGCACCACGCTCAGCTGGATGCATAAGCTGATGTATCGCAATTGGGAAGGTTTTTGCTTTGATCGGCAAACGCGATTTAAGCATCAAGTTAAAGAAGGTTTTGTGGGCAATACGGTGATGATAGCCCGTAGTGCTCTAGCTAAAATTGGCGAGTGGGATGAGCGCATTCAGGCCGCTGATTTCGATTTATATTTGCGCACTAAAAAGCGCGAACAAGAAGTTGGTGATATGCGCGCTATGCATGTTTGCTTAGACGTATTTATTCACCACTATATTCGCCTGACGATGAAAGCGGGCTATCCGCCATTTGCGGATAGAGATCAGCTTATTGGTCTGGAAGATAAATGGTCTGACGCAGAGCGGGCGCAATTAGCAAAATTGAATAAATAG